One genomic region from Candida albicans SC5314 chromosome 6, complete sequence encodes:
- a CDS encoding mitochondrial 37S ribosomal protein PET123 (Ortholog(s) have structural constituent of ribosome activity and mitochondrial small ribosomal subunit localization) — MGRNVLKYGGKSGILPKVRPIFRKPIRPPTEYEQAKEHSIETGYAEGIPLPKINGKEVSRKQPPKKYVTVEQRINQIKFPELTLKQMNELPEEERDAYKRQYYRAQFLKDAYLQEEKRLNRIDELKEKVHQQNLERQARLQQEEKLEHQNKNIEGLPTMQALLDKGMMRRRTKEEIELLKEQRNLNRKLKELQDKENQAQKVLELYHAAANFITTEEQLEEAIHRAFEVDVGVFEGKHTTIEAKLENRSLGYLTAEANEQKITDVVLGEIDGKPGLQQVKELLSGEREKVKRQAQLNLKNN; from the coding sequence ATGGGTAGAAACGTATTAAAATATGGAGGTAAATCAGGGATATTACCAAAAGTAAGACCAATTTTCAGAAAACCAATCCGTCCACCCACTGAATACGAACAAGCAAAAGAACACAGTATAGAGACTGGGTATGCTGAAGGTATTCCTTTACCAAAAATTAACGGGAAAGAAGTCTCTCGTAAACAACCACCAAAGAAATATGTCACTGTTGAACAAAGAATAAATCAGATTAAGTTTCCAGAATTGACATTAAAACAGATGAATGAGTTACCcgaagaagaaagagacGCTTATAAAAGACAATATTATCGTGCTCAATTCTTGAAAGATGCATACTTAcaagaagagaaaagatTAAATagaattgatgaattgaaagaaaaagtgcatcaacaaaatttggAACGTCAAGCACGTTtgcaacaagaagaaaaattggaacaccaaaataaaaacattGAAGGATTACCGACCATGCAAGCATTATTAGATAAAGGTATGATGAGAAGACGaactaaagaagaaattgaattattaaaagagCAAAGAAATTTGAATAGAAAATTGAAGGAGTTACAAGATAAGGAAAACCAAGCACAGAAGGTGTTAGAATTGTACCATGCCGCTGCTAATTTTATCACTACTGAAGAACAGTTGGAAGAGGCTATACATAGAGCATTTGAAGTGGATGTTGGTGTCTTTGAAGGAAAGCACACTACAATTGAAGCCAAATTGGAGAATAGACTGTTGGGCTACTTGACTGCTGAAGCTAATGAACAAAAGATTACAGATGTAGTGTTGGGTGAAATTGATGGTAAACCAGGATTACAACAAGTTAAAGAATTGTTGAGTGGAGAAAGAGAGAAGGTCAAAAGACAAGCTCAATTGAACCTCAAAAACAACTAA
- a CDS encoding uncharacterized protein (Ortholog(s) have crossover junction endodeoxyribonuclease activity, enzyme inhibitor activity), producing the protein MSVVNDDFKPLLIQWVEEEAINATKRGSKMVDLYNKILFQLRGYELPICDLKTLKSIKYVGDKTANQLRKKIAKHCKENELTLPRGFMDVAEKHRLDLEESNLTSSTSTIKTTNKRAKTSSKSKPKYVPKHRSGGFAILIALYLYDKDRNGMTKERIIAGATPYCDRSFSNNAASKEFYSAWSSAKTLENHNLISTTGRSPKIYFLTDEGVSLAQQLKTAIGLSSPPEGSKKNDRNMIMEQSFDNGIRLDTSFELSSPAGRAMLSSSPIRRISNPVHSNRAIQKMLEKELRNGETPPSSQHDAGNRIYDGIKYEVWRKEDYEVIVYMDNREIRSRADRDHFQTRLQTLGVKCEVKPLSSGDVLWVGRNTSTGTEAVLNYLCERKRLDDLCDSIKDGRFQEQKNRMKKTGIKHCYYLVEDMVSYQDKVYDLMDSIQSSLTQTMTTARLYLRRFKDIDETTAFIASNTKVIENLKSNLIVIKPQDIKNQQDYLNILLKFRNKFEKTQPHQDNPDYECVQLFSRFQDMLGKTNQMTVKEMFILMLMTIRGVSLEKAVVIQNRFPTPKSLLEYYHTEHATTDTNIKRDLMMNEFKDQIGNKKIGKALSEKIYNVWGKP; encoded by the coding sequence ATGTCTGTCGTGAATGACGATTTTAAACCACTACTCATACAATGGGTTGAAGAAGAGGCCATAAATGCCACGAAAAGAGGATCAAAAATGGTAGATCTATACAATAAAATTCTATTTCAACTACGAGGATACGAACTTCCCATATgtgatttgaaaacattgaaACTGATTAAATACGTAGGAGATAAAACAGCCAATCAattaagaaagaaaattgcTAAACACTgtaaagaaaatgaattgacaCTACCTCGAGGGTTTATGGATGTGGCAGAAAAGCATCGTTTAGATTTGGAAGAATCCAACCTTACACTGTCAACTTCAACCATTAAAACTACTAACAAGCGGGCCAAAACTTCCAGCAAGAGCAAACCAAAATATGTTCCCAAACACAGATCAGGAGGGTTTGCCATTTTAATTGCATTGTATCTTTATGATAAAGATAGAAATGGAATGACTAAAGAACGAATAATTGCAGGAGCAACCCCATATTGTGATCGTTCATTCAGTAATAATGCAGCTTCAAAAGAGTTTTATTCTGCATGGAGCTCTGCCAAAACTTTAGAGAAtcataatttgatttcaactACTGGAAGGTCACCgaagatttattttttgacCGACGAAGGCGTGTCGTTGGCACAGCAATTAAAGACTGCCATTGGGTTATCATCTCCTCCTGAAGGTAGTAAAAAGAACGACAGAAATATGATAATGGAACAGTCATTCGATAATGGAATTCGACTCGACACAAGTTTTGAGTTATCATCACCAGCAGGACGTGCAATGTTGAGTAGCTCGCCAATAAGAAGAATAAGTAATCCTGTTCATAGTAATAGAGCCATTCAAAAAATGTTAGAAAAGGAATTACGAAACGGTGAAACGCCGCCATCGCTGCAGCACGATGCTGGTAATAGAATTTATGATGGCATTAAGTATGAAGTATGGAGAAAGGAAGATTATGAAGTGATTGTCTATATGGACAACCGTGAAATTAGATCACGAGCTGACAGGGACCATTTTCAAACCAGATTACAAACACTTGGTGTCAAGTGTGAAGTCAAGCCATTATCTTCAGGAGATGTATTATGGGTTGGTAGAAATACAAGTACGGGCACTGAGGCTGTATTGAACTATCTTtgtgaaagaaaaagactAGATGATTTATGTGATTCAATAAAAGATGGACGGTTCCAAGAACAAAAGAatagaatgaaaaaaactGGCATCAAGCATTGTTATTATCTTGTTGAAGATATGGTAAGTTATCAAGACAAAGTATACGACTTGATGGATAGTATACAGTCCTCCTTAACCCAAACAATGACCACAGCAAGATTGTACTTGAGACGATTTAAAGACATCGATGAAACGACAGCGTTTATTGCCTCTAACACTAaagttattgaaaatttaaaatcaaacttGATTGTGATCAAGCCCCAAGATATAAAAAACCAACAAGATTATCTAAATATACTTTTAAAATTTAGAAACAAGTTTGAGAAAACTCAACCTCATCAGGACAACCCAGATTATGAATGTGTTCAATTGTTTTCGCGTTTTCAAGATATGTTGGGCAAAACAAACCAGATGACTGTAAAGGAAATGTTTatattgatgttgatgacaATTCGGGGAGTATCACTAGAGAAGGCAGTGGTAATACAAAATCGATTCCCAACACCAAAAAGTTTACTTGAATATTACCATACAGAGCATGCTACTACTGACACGAATATTAAAAGAGACTTGATGATGAATGAGTTTAAGGATCAAATCggtaataaaaaaattggtaaaGCTTTACTGGAAAAGATTTATAATGTTTGGGGGAAACCTTGA
- a CDS encoding NEDD8-activating protein (Ortholog(s) have NEDD8 activating enzyme activity, role in protein neddylation and cytosol, nucleus localization) codes for MAFDNVRDISSIEPLISNIGPYNEFSEEYNSETSFKALYESKILIIGAGGLGCEILKNLAMVGFKNLYIIDMDTIELSNLNRQFLFRMKDIGKSKAEIAAQFVRDRIDDPSLNIKSYFNKIQDKPIEFYQQFNLVISGLDSIEARRWINATLISLVPQGYMIPLIDGGTEGFRGQSRVIIPTVTSCFECSLDLLSTKVTYPVCTIANTPRLPEHCIEWATQIEWNDKFLGKKLDGDNPEHIEWVYQTALERANEFNIGGVTKHLTLGVVKNIIPAIASTNAIIAASCCNEAFKLITDSNPILNNYMMYTGDDSIHTYTFEHSKKLNCICSS; via the coding sequence ATGGCATTTGACAACGTTAGAGATATATCATCAATAGAACCCTTAATATCCAATATTGGACCATATAATGAATTTTCTGAAGAATACAATCTGGAAACTTCATTTAAAGCACTTTATGAAAgtaaaatattaattattggAGCGGGAGGATTAGGATGtgaaatattaaaaaatttggcGATGGTAggatttaaaaatttatacaTTATAGACATGGATACTATAGAATTATCTAATTTAAATCGACAATTTTTATTCCGTATGAAAGATATTGGGAAAAGTAAAGCGGAAATAGCTGCTCAATTTGTTAGAGATCGAATTGATGATCCTTCATTGAATATAAAGAGTTATTTTAATAAGATTCAGGATaaaccaattgaattttatcaacaattcaatCTTGTTATAAGTGGATTAGATTCAATTGAAGCCAGAAGGTGGATCAACGCGACATTGATCTCTTTGGTTCCACAAGGGTATATGATTCCATTGATTGATGGTGGCACTGAAGGATTTCGAGGTCAATCAAGAGTTATTATTCCTACTGTCACGTCATGTTTTGAATGTTCATTAGATTTACTATCTACAAAAGTAACCTACCCGGTATGTACCATTGCCAACACTCCAAGATTACCCGAACATTGTATTGAATGGGCTACACAGATAGAATGGAATGATAAATTCCTTGGGAAAAAATTGGATGGAGACAATCCCGAACATATTGAATGGGTATATCAAACGGCATTGGAAAGAGCTAACGAGTTCAATATTGGTGGAGTTACTAAACATTTAACTTTAGGGGTAgtgaaaaatattattcCTGCAATAGCGTCAACTAATGCTATAATTGCTGCAAGTTGTTGTAATGAAGcatttaaattgattactGATTCTAATCcaatattaaataattatatgATGTATACGGGGGATGATTCGATCCATACTTATACTTTTGAGCATTctaagaaattgaattgtatTTGCAGTTCATAG
- the RAD52 gene encoding recombinase (Required for homologous DNA recombination, repair of UV- or MMS-damaged DNA, telomere length, UV-induced LOH; constitutive expression, MMS-induced; weakly complements S. cerevisiae rad52 mutant; slow growth, increased white-to-opaque switch), which yields MNSRPAPPQPRPPQQQPQQPQQPQPNQQRLPFRPDESRARRLNQPLEQHANPINPSNFAAREYTEQEHKDIQTKLNKSLGPEFISYRDGPGGTRVQYIEGWKILNLANEIFGFNGWNSQIVSCQVDFLDTHGGSGKFSVGISMVVRITIRDGTFHEDVGYGSIENCRSKILALERCKKEALTDGLKRCLRCFGNVLGNCLYDKTIVAQMKKLKKFPIEFDPNDYYRDPLLVERERKKNIIEKQHEEQKRQQEDASRLDNSGQQVQHQQQNNSNVVSNGSIPVNGQQNHQNKGSDIVEPLEANQGNTRAGQVPQLSHHAAAFVTPKSPTKVVSYVPTSKEAEELDDSFMFSDDIFDGESQSIYYPPEVREHEQNQQQQKEENQGVARNGATKETTNNGRSENRPQNESMAVDQNPPVLMNAFVTAKSAEVLQQSPTVEAAAKNIVQFDPKFVSPNMRRTVDPTKSVPIKRSDIKNSVATTPSPLGVNTSSNRINKPMITSNNNNNINNMGKRIGMPPQPRTNKLVNSGNNPSSGIPHTVSTSVNGASGNENVENNSTIANTTVNQ from the coding sequence ATGAACTCTAGACCTGCACCTCCGCAACCACgaccaccacaacaacaacctcaGCAACCTCAGCAACCTCAACCCAACCAACAGAGGCTTCCCTTTCGACCAGACGAGTCACGAGCTCGTCGTTTGAATCAACCACTTGAACAGCATGCAAATCCAATCAATCCGTCTAATTTTGCTGCAAGAGAGTACACAGAACAAGAACATAAGGACATACAAAcgaaattaaataaatcgTTGGGTCCTGAATTTATTAGTTATCGTGATGGTCCAGGTGGAACTCGTGTTCAATACATTGAAGGTTGGAAAATACTCAATTTGGCTAATGAAATATTTGGGTTTAATGGATGGAACTCACAAATTGTGTCATGTCAAGTTGATTTTTTAGATACTCATGGTGGTAGCGGTAAATTTTCAGTAGGGATTTCTATGGTTGTTCGTATCACAATTAGAGATGGAACTTTTCATGAAGATGTTGGCTATGGATCTATTGAGAATTGTAGAAGCAAAATTTTAGCACTTGAAAGATGTAAAAAGGAAGCACTCACAGATGGATTAAAACGATGTCTTAGATGTTTTGGTAATGTTTTGGGTAATTGTTTATACGACAAGACCATTGTTGCtcaaatgaagaaattaaagaaatttccGATCGAGTTTGATCCAAATGATTATTATCGTGATCCATTATTGgttgaaagagaaagaaagaagaatataattgaaaaacaacatGAAGAACAAAAGAGACAACAAGAAGACGCGTCAAGGTTGGATAATTCAGGTCAACAGGTGCAGCACCAGCAACAAAATAACTCAAACGTAGTTTCAAACGGATCAATTCCAGTAAATGGgcaacaaaatcatcaaaacAAAGGATCTGATATTGTCGAACCTCTAGAAGCAAATCAAGGTAATACTCGTGCAGGACAAGTTCCACAGCTTTCCCACCATGCAGCAGCTTTTGTTACACCAAAACTGCCAACCAAAGTGGTCAGCTATGTTCCAACAAGTAAAGAAGCTGAAGAGTTGGATGATTCATTTATGTTCAGTGATGATATTTTTGATGGGGAATCGCAGAGTATTTACTATCCTCCAGAAGTTCGGGAACATgaacaaaatcaacaacaacaaaaagaagaaaaccaGGGAGTAGCTAGAAATGGTGCAACCAAAGAAACGACAAACAATGGACGATCTGAAAATCGACCTCAAAACGAGTCTATGGCAGTTGATCAAAATCCACCGGTGCTCATGAATGCTTTTGTGACTGCAAAATCAGCTGAGGTATTACAACAATCGCCAACAGTTGAAGCAGCTGCCAAAAACATTGTCCAATTTGATCCTAAATTTGTATCTCCCAATATGAGAAGAACTGTTGATCCTACCAAATCAGTACCAATTAAACGAAgtgatattaaaaatagTGTCGCTACGACACCGTCACCATTGGGTGTAAACACATCTAGTAATCGAATTAATAAACCCATGATAAcatcaaacaataataataatatcaacaatatggGTAAGAGGATTGGAATGCCACCTCAACCAAGAACAAACAAACTAGTTAATTCGGGAAATAATCCTTCTTCGGGTATACCGCACACTGTTTCTACTTCTGTTAATGGTGCAAGTGGTAATGAGaatgttgaaaataattCTACAATAGCTAATACGACTGTTAACCAATAA
- a CDS encoding carboxylic ester hydrolase (Ortholog(s) have phospholipase A2 activity, role in cardiolipin acyl-chain remodeling and mitochondrial inner membrane localization): MLILKRLLTTSCTLLDTSPKNYYKIIAPSTFETKKCESYNEKHSSTTTEITATSTATVADTVEDELTITHKTKRKFISTYKRSTHPTSVPLSKIFSNNFPLSINESFEDYKYRNNPLKFQHDLLSILPFYPTPDPQVKTKEGRSSEVLKVEIDDKGNYINEFVIYPENYNPQVMPDDEYHHLIMVHGYGAGLGFFLKNFDEISNFQPNNTQNNKYIVHAIDLLGYGCSSRPNFYPQNLDQVENWFHDSFITWLQKRNIPSDKTIVMAHSMGAYLMATLAINRNLKFCSKLLMVSPGAIIKHQTPVQVPRYFVKLWERNISPFTIVRKLGPLGSKIVSGWSSRRFDKLTRQEKKLLHKYSYGIFQSKGSGEYMLNYLLAPGADARHPLVDRGIDRITCDVSWWYGKEDWMDKKGGQICSAIINNKGEFKSDVKIIEDSGHHIYLDNIKKFNSMVLEEMNQLINK; the protein is encoded by the coding sequence ATGCTAATATTAAAGAGATTATTAACAACTTCTTGTACTTTATTAGACACTTCTCCTAAAAACTATTATAAAATTATAGCTCCATCAACTtttgaaactaaaaaatGCGAATCATATAACGAAAAGCACTCGTCAACCACGACTGAAATTACAGCAAcatcaacagcaacagtAGCAGATACGGTTGAAGACGAGTTGACAATAACACACAAAACGAAACGAAAATTTATATCCACTTATAAGCGTTCAACTCATCCAACATCGGTCCCATTATCGAAAATCTTCAGTAATAACTTCCCCTTGAGTATAAACGAATCATTTGAAGATTACAAATATCGTAACAATCCTTTGAAATTTCAACATGATTTATTATCCATATTACCTTTTTATCCTACTCCCGATCCACAGGTAAAGACGAAAGAAGGGAGATCATCTGAAGTATTGAAAGTTGAAATCGATGACAAGGGAAACtatataaatgaatttgtCATTTATCCTGAAAATTACAATCCACAAGTAATGCCCGATGACGaatatcatcatttaataatggtCCATGGATATGGAGCTGGACTTGgatttttcttgaaaaattttgatgaaatttcaaatttccaACCCAATAATAcccaaaacaacaaatatattgttcatgctattgatttattaggTTATGGATGTAGTTCCAGACCAAATTTTTATCCTCAAAATTTAGATCAAGTGGAAAATTGGTTTCACGATTCATTTATAACTTGGTTacagaaaagaaatattccTAGTGATAAAACTATTGTTATGGCTCATTCCATGGGGGCATATCTCATGGCAACATTAGCCATTAATcgaaatttaaaattttgttccaaattattaatggtATCACCAGGAGCTATAATCAAACATCAAACCCCTGTTCAAGTACCTCGatattttgttaaattatGGGAAAGAAACATATCACCTTTCACTATTGTTAGAAAATTAGGTCCATTAGGTTCTAAAATCGTTAGTGGCTGGTCATCAAGAcgttttgataaattaactagacaagaaaaaaaattattacatAAATATTCTTATGGAATTTTCCAAAGTAAAGGTTCTGGTGAATATatgttgaattatttattagCTCCTGGAGCTGATGCTCGACATCCATTGGTTGATAGAGGGATAGATAGAATTACTTGTGATGTTTCTTGGTGGTATGGTAAAGAAGATTGGATGGATAAAAAAGGTGGACAAATATGTAGTGCTATCATTAACAATAAGGGGGAATTCAAAAGTGATGTTAAAATAATTGAGGATAGTGGCCATCATATTTATCTTGataatatcaaaaaattcaattccatGGTACTTGAAGAAATGAATCAGCTAATAAACAAGTAA
- a CDS encoding mRNA splicing protein (Ortholog(s) have role in mRNA splicing, via spliceosome and U1 snRNP, U2 snRNP, U2-type prespliceosome, U4/U6 x U5 tri-snRNP complex, U5 snRNP, cytosol localization), with protein sequence MSSKQTKQTNLPPINLIFKFLQQSSVVTIWLYEQTQSRIQGKIRGFDEFMNIVIDDAVELSNGKKSELGRILLKGDNITLISSLDV encoded by the coding sequence ATGTCATCAAAACAAACTAAGCAAACTAATCTTCCTCCTATCAATCTTATATTTAAGTTTTTACAACAACTGTCAGTGGTTACTATATGGTTATACGAGCAAACACAATCTAGAATTCAAGGCAAAATCAGAGGATTTGATGAGTTTATGAACATTGTCATTGATGACGCAGTGGAATTGTCAAATGGGAAAAAGTCCGAACTTGGTCGAATACTATTGAAGGGTGATAATATTACTTTGATTTCAAGCTTGGATGTATAG
- the FET31 gene encoding Fet31p (Putative multicopper oxidase; ketoconazole/caspofungin/amphotericin B repressed; Sef1/Sfu1/Hap43 regulated; reports differ if functional homolog of ScFet3; rat catheter and Spider biofilm induced) — MRSLSIFSLVFLFFSTLITAKTHTWYYKTGWVNANPDGGFERPMIGFNDSWPLPTLRVKKGDTVNLYLINGFDDRNTSLHFHGLFQHGTNQMDGPEMVTQCPIPPGETFLYNFTVDDQVGSYWYHSHTSGQYGDGMRGVFIIEDDDFPYDYDEEVILTLGEHYHDFSDDLHKNFMSRYNPTGAEPIPSNILFNETRNNTWKVEPGKTYFVRIINIGRFVSQYVWMEDHEFTIVEVDGIYVEKNTTDLIYITVAQRYGVLITTKNSTDKNYAFMNRVDIDMLDVIPDELELNGTNYIEYNSKADKPEPYLLDSIDDYFDDFYLKPLSKEKLLDDADYTITVDVQMDNLGNGVNYAFFNNITYTTPRVPTLLSVLSAGDDASNELVYGTNTNSFVLQSGDVVDIVLNNLDTGKHPFHLHGHVFQLIERHEEIPETEDPVGYNASDHADWPEYPMLRDTVYVRPQSYIVMRFKADNPGVWLFHCHIEWHLDQGLAIQLIEDPQGIQKNASQHITDNHKQICEKVGVSWEGNAAANSKDYLNLKGENVQHKRLPTGFTARGIVALVFSCIAGVLGLATIAYYGMNDIADVEERVARDLDVDFDEEDNEIVNEGSSSSGSNSKH, encoded by the coding sequence atGAGaagtttatcaattttttctttagttttcctttttttctcaACATTAATTACTGCTAAAACCCATACATGGTACTATAAAACTGGTTGGGTGAATGCTAACCCAGATGGTGGATTTGAAAGACCAATGATTGGGTTTAACGATAGTTGGCCGTTACCTACTTTAAGAGTTAAGAAAGGTGACACtgttaatttatatttgatcAATGGTTTCGATGACAGAAATACTTCTTTGCATTTCCACGGTTTATTCCAGCACGGTACTAATCAAATGGATGGTCCAGAAATGGTTACACAATGTCCTATTCCACCAGGTGAAACTTTCTTATACAATTTTACTGTTGATGATCAAGTTGGTTCTTACTGGTACCACAGTCATACCTCAGGTCAATATGGTGATGGTATGAGAGGTgtctttattattgaagatGACGATTTCCCATACGACTACGATGAAGAAGTCATTTTAACTTTGGGTGAACATTACCACGATTTCTCTGATGATTTACACAAGAATTTCATGAGTAGATACAACCCTACTGGTGCTGAACCAATTCCACTGAACattttattcaatgaaACTAGAAACAACACTTGGAAAGTTGAACCAGGTAAAACTTATTTTGTtagaatcatcaacattGGTAGATTTGTATCTCAATATGTTTGGATGGAAGATCACGAATTCACTATTGTTGAAGTCGATGGTATTTACGTTGAAAAAAACACTActgatttgatttatatcaCTGTTGCTCAAAGATATGGGGTTTTGATTACTACCAAGAATTCTACTGATAAAAACTATGCTTTCATGAACAGagttgatattgatatgTTGGATGTTATTCCTgatgaattggaattgaacGGTACTAACTACATTGAATATAACTCAAAAGCTGACAAACCAGAACCATACCTTTTGGATTctattgatgattatttTGATGACTTTTACTTGAAGCCTTTGAGTAAAgagaaattattagatgaCGCTGATTATACTATTACTGTCGATGTGCAAATGGACAATTTAGGTAATGGTGTCAATTATGctttcttcaacaacattacCTACACGACACCTAGAGTTCCAACTTTGTTGAGTGTTTTGAGTGCAGGTGACGATGCTTCCAATGAATTGGTTTATGGTACTAACACCAAcagttttgttttgcaaAGTGGTGAcgttgttgatattgtattgaacaatttggATACCGGTAAACATCCATTCCATTTGCACGGTCACGTATtccaattaattgaaagaCACGAAGAAATTCCAGAAACAGAAGATCCAGTTGGTTATAATGCTTCTGACCATGCCGATTGGCCAGAATACCCAATGTTGAGAGATACTGTTTATGTTAGACCTCAATCTTATATTGTTATGAGATTCAAAGCTGACAACCCAGGTGTTTGGCTCTTCCATTGCCATATTGAATGGCATTTGGATCAAGGGTTAGCAatccaattgattgaagatCCTCAGGGTATTCAAAAGAACGCTAGTCAACATATCACCGACAACcataaacaaatttgtGAAAAGGTCGGTGTATCCTGGGAAGGTAATGCCGCCGCCAACAGTAAAGACTACTTGAATTTGAAAGGTGAAAATGTCCAACATAAGAGATTACCAACTGGTTTCACTGCTAGAGGTATTGTTGCCTTGGTATTCTCATGTATTGCCGGTGTCTTAGGTTTAGCCACTATTGCCTACTATGGTATGAATGACATTGCCgatgttgaagaaagaGTTGCTAGAGATTTGGATGTCGActttgatgaagaagataacGAAATCGTCAATGAAggatcttcttcttctggtAGTAATTCTAAACATTAA
- a CDS encoding uncharacterized protein (Predicted ORF from Assembly 19; removed from Assembly 20; restored based on comparative genome analysis) has product MDNDIQFTENDHNVHIKQSDLNFIVVIRLSREVLSAMKLSEIKIKSPTKKQQISTKREAQISQYNAQLLMEERQSRYSKRTGLTIDSPTASPSGSPKKKKVKFV; this is encoded by the coding sequence ATGGATAATGACATACAGTTCACAGAAAATGACCATAACGTTCATATAAAACAACTGGATTTAAACTTTATTGTAGTTATACGACTATCACGAGAGGTTTTATCTGCTATGAAACTATCTGAAATTAAGATAAAATCACCCACCAAAAAGCAACAAATTTCAACTAAAAGAGAAGCACAAATACTGCAATACAATGCTCAACTTTTAATGGAAGAGAGACAATCTCGTTATTCCAAGAGAACTGGGTTGACAATTGATTCGCCGACAGCATCTCCTTCGGGGTCtcccaaaaagaaaaaagtcaaatttgtatga